From Saccharothrix espanaensis DSM 44229, the proteins below share one genomic window:
- a CDS encoding ArsR/SmtB family transcription factor, with the protein MIRIELSAPALASARFGLSPLMEIGTVLNQWQGNRDARWARAARDTVVRHDLRLLAGFLEHGGYVPDFLNPLPAGYDADVEQELHAVATAAPEQVAAEVAGWVRGRLPSGPRPRPVLDFLERGEAHFAHRAADELARFWAEFLSPRWPAVHRRLEADVDRRARTAAREGLGAVLGGLDGGTRWAGGALEVSRPFDRDVRATTGLLLLPSTLAGHVGVGVDPLGIRPVHLVYPATATDHDLAGVLGHTRNALLLDLETPRTTAELARRHHLAQSTVSYHLGRLHRAGMLTRTRTGTAVRYQRA; encoded by the coding sequence ATGATCAGGATCGAGCTGTCCGCGCCGGCACTGGCGTCGGCGCGGTTCGGGCTGTCCCCGCTGATGGAGATCGGCACCGTGCTCAACCAGTGGCAGGGCAACCGCGACGCGCGCTGGGCGCGGGCCGCGCGGGACACCGTCGTGCGCCACGACCTGCGGCTGCTGGCCGGTTTCCTGGAGCACGGCGGGTACGTGCCGGACTTCCTCAACCCGCTGCCCGCGGGGTACGACGCCGACGTGGAGCAGGAGTTGCACGCCGTGGCGACGGCCGCGCCGGAGCAGGTGGCCGCCGAGGTCGCCGGGTGGGTGCGCGGGCGACTGCCTTCGGGACCCCGACCGCGCCCGGTGCTGGACTTCCTGGAGCGCGGCGAGGCGCACTTCGCGCACCGGGCCGCCGACGAGCTGGCCCGGTTCTGGGCGGAGTTCCTCTCGCCCCGGTGGCCGGCGGTGCACCGCCGGCTGGAGGCCGACGTCGACCGGCGGGCCCGCACCGCCGCCCGCGAGGGCCTGGGCGCGGTGCTCGGCGGGCTGGACGGCGGGACCCGGTGGGCGGGCGGCGCGCTGGAGGTGAGCCGCCCGTTCGACCGGGACGTCCGGGCGACCACCGGCCTGCTGCTCCTGCCCTCGACGCTGGCGGGCCACGTCGGCGTCGGCGTCGACCCGCTGGGGATCCGCCCGGTGCACCTGGTCTACCCGGCCACGGCGACCGACCACGACCTGGCGGGCGTGCTCGGCCACACCCGCAACGCCCTGCTGCTGGACCTGGAGACCCCGCGCACGACGGCGGAACTGGCCCGCCGGCACCACCTCGCGCAGTCGACGGTGTCCTACCACCTGGGCCGGCTGCACCGGGCCGGCATGCTCACCCGGACCCGGACCGGCACCGCGGTGCGCTACCAGCGGGCCTGA
- a CDS encoding DEAD/DEAH box helicase, which translates to MVRGSPQVDTSVAGVVEARWGVRPAAAIARYDEPGWQWSPIPVEKPCPTCAGRLYGLYRAHPHRGKQQLQAAVVCATCPASFTLRELQLSQRSVLGELRPEAVARRAAEDAQLAALAQEVVAPVRERPAPETPVEPPPPRRRPAPKPPTALLPAPSSTPSSAPPTGPPAAAPVEQPPEAEPAEEVAPQPAARPVRRMSTTVMAARIRSILAGSEAVPTAPGEEPPLLPAHLVDDVGPVWWAKTTDPTLKPPPGVTGGRVIMPDRAEFDGLRALLTQEGVEHRSVRYWLEQETVAGDGDHLRATAWLSEVGGIVPDRCEPVDGDRALAARLAYGLLWDLHDDAPRDAPDPTPVDRFVPAEWLPFLPFPVFNPAQAQAAPHILDDDAHLLITAPTGAGKTAIGMLAVLRTILQEGRKAAWLVPQRSLTDELDRELETWRARGLRVERLSGEYAVDVERVRAADLWVATTEKFEAICRAASLQAALGEVGCLVVDEIHLLGTPGRGALLEALLARVRGADSPVRIVGLSATVSNAAEVAEWLEADLVATTWRPSRVTWQLPTVPAGSGFAANARLREQVVVDLTTRHTADQGSVLVFCGSKRNVRSTAMAIAAERGAPVHTVAADDVDGLTKVCADVGVRLHYADYEHKHAAERAFRERQADVLVATSTVAAGVNLPARAVIVRDTTVGGEPMDTSMVLQMFGRAGRIGAGETEGWSYLVVDEHQRAGWQARLVAGYSVYSRIHESLPDHVLAEVLQGRITSHADAEAWWVETLAHAQGDDAAQPVQDAVAFLVAEGHLAARPDGGLAITDLGRLTARMMVSTHAGHRLRYALGLLPTPPDPDAAEDALTLVLSVAVRDLAAIAVPDQVRTAVATAIKAGGRTSQITHTASVKGLGSQTTTAPGDLARAALLLAARSPHLFTGQGRRVAAGIPLSTLYPVFEQAPRYLSWLAAQGVLGTVHPWIAIVAADLDQRVRWRRLAPRRGAGRLLWLCEQMATRARSHDLVPRMWHSAVARGVRSPDWKPGRPPAGCELDQAGYTALLRERATTAALTAHGDHASVAGTVAATAVPWHGKHYGPPTPTKADTDVRYPDTDTPDDPDKGVAVFTRRGDYRATGWLAAYDALATDDPPPPPKPSRRGLGARS; encoded by the coding sequence GTGGTTCGCGGGTCACCGCAGGTCGACACGTCGGTCGCGGGCGTGGTCGAAGCGCGGTGGGGTGTCCGGCCCGCCGCCGCCATCGCCCGGTACGACGAACCCGGCTGGCAGTGGTCCCCGATCCCGGTCGAGAAGCCCTGCCCGACCTGCGCCGGCCGGTTGTACGGCCTGTACCGGGCGCACCCGCACCGGGGCAAGCAGCAGTTGCAGGCGGCCGTGGTGTGCGCGACCTGCCCGGCGTCGTTCACGTTGCGCGAGTTGCAGCTGTCGCAACGGTCCGTGCTCGGCGAGCTGCGCCCGGAGGCGGTGGCCCGGCGGGCGGCCGAGGACGCGCAGTTGGCGGCGCTCGCCCAGGAGGTCGTCGCACCGGTCCGGGAGCGGCCCGCGCCGGAAACGCCCGTCGAGCCGCCGCCCCCGCGCCGGCGGCCGGCCCCGAAGCCCCCGACAGCGCTCCTTCCAGCGCCCTCTTCAACACCCTCTTCAGCGCCGCCGACGGGGCCGCCTGCCGCGGCTCCCGTCGAACAGCCCCCGGAAGCCGAGCCCGCCGAGGAGGTCGCGCCGCAACCCGCCGCGCGACCGGTCCGGCGGATGTCGACCACGGTCATGGCGGCCCGCATCCGGTCCATCCTGGCCGGCTCCGAGGCGGTCCCGACCGCGCCGGGCGAGGAACCTCCCCTGCTGCCCGCGCACCTGGTCGACGACGTGGGCCCGGTCTGGTGGGCCAAGACCACCGACCCGACGCTCAAACCACCGCCCGGCGTGACCGGCGGACGGGTGATCATGCCCGACCGCGCGGAGTTCGACGGGCTGCGCGCGCTGCTCACCCAGGAGGGCGTCGAGCACCGGTCGGTCCGGTACTGGCTGGAGCAGGAGACGGTGGCCGGCGACGGCGACCACCTCCGGGCCACCGCGTGGCTGTCCGAGGTCGGCGGCATCGTCCCCGACCGCTGCGAACCGGTCGACGGCGACCGGGCGCTCGCCGCGCGGTTGGCCTACGGCCTGCTCTGGGACCTGCACGACGACGCCCCGCGCGACGCGCCCGACCCGACCCCGGTGGACCGGTTCGTGCCCGCCGAGTGGCTGCCGTTCCTGCCGTTCCCGGTGTTCAACCCCGCCCAGGCGCAGGCCGCGCCGCACATCCTCGACGACGACGCGCACCTGCTGATCACCGCGCCCACCGGGGCGGGCAAGACCGCGATCGGCATGCTGGCCGTGCTGCGCACCATCCTCCAGGAGGGCCGCAAGGCCGCCTGGCTGGTCCCGCAGCGCTCGCTGACCGACGAGCTGGACCGCGAGCTGGAGACCTGGCGCGCGCGGGGCCTGCGGGTCGAACGGCTCTCCGGCGAGTACGCGGTGGACGTCGAACGGGTCCGGGCCGCCGACCTGTGGGTGGCCACCACCGAGAAGTTCGAGGCGATCTGCCGGGCCGCGTCGCTGCAAGCCGCGCTCGGCGAGGTCGGCTGCCTGGTGGTGGACGAGATCCACCTGCTCGGCACGCCCGGCCGGGGCGCGCTGCTGGAGGCGCTGCTGGCCCGGGTGCGCGGCGCGGACTCGCCGGTGCGGATCGTGGGCCTGTCGGCGACGGTGTCCAACGCCGCCGAGGTCGCCGAGTGGCTGGAGGCCGACCTGGTGGCGACGACCTGGCGGCCGTCGCGGGTGACCTGGCAGCTGCCGACCGTGCCGGCCGGGTCGGGGTTCGCGGCCAACGCCCGGCTGCGCGAACAGGTCGTGGTCGACCTGACCACCCGGCACACCGCCGACCAGGGCAGCGTGCTGGTGTTCTGCGGCTCCAAGCGGAACGTGCGCTCGACCGCGATGGCGATCGCCGCCGAACGCGGCGCGCCCGTGCACACGGTGGCGGCCGACGACGTCGACGGCCTCACGAAGGTGTGCGCGGACGTCGGCGTCCGGCTGCACTACGCCGACTACGAGCACAAGCACGCCGCCGAGCGCGCCTTCCGGGAACGCCAGGCCGACGTGCTGGTCGCCACCTCGACCGTCGCGGCGGGCGTCAACCTGCCCGCCCGCGCGGTGATCGTGCGCGACACCACGGTCGGCGGCGAGCCGATGGACACCTCGATGGTGCTGCAGATGTTCGGCCGGGCCGGGCGGATCGGCGCGGGCGAGACCGAGGGCTGGTCCTACCTGGTGGTCGACGAGCACCAGCGGGCCGGCTGGCAGGCCCGGCTGGTGGCGGGCTACTCGGTCTACTCCCGGATCCACGAGAGCCTGCCCGACCACGTGCTGGCCGAGGTGCTGCAGGGCCGGATCACCAGCCACGCCGACGCCGAGGCGTGGTGGGTGGAGACGCTGGCCCACGCGCAGGGCGACGACGCGGCGCAGCCGGTGCAGGACGCGGTGGCGTTCCTGGTGGCCGAGGGCCACCTCGCGGCCCGGCCGGACGGTGGCCTGGCGATCACCGACCTGGGCCGGCTGACCGCGCGGATGATGGTGTCCACGCACGCCGGCCACCGACTGCGGTACGCGCTGGGCCTGCTGCCGACGCCGCCGGACCCGGACGCCGCCGAGGACGCGCTGACCCTGGTGCTGTCGGTCGCGGTCCGGGACCTGGCCGCCATCGCGGTGCCCGACCAGGTGCGGACGGCGGTGGCCACCGCGATCAAGGCCGGCGGGCGCACCTCGCAGATCACCCACACCGCGTCGGTCAAGGGCCTGGGCTCGCAGACCACCACCGCGCCGGGCGACCTGGCCCGCGCCGCGCTGCTGCTGGCGGCCCGCTCGCCGCACCTGTTCACCGGCCAGGGCCGGCGGGTCGCCGCGGGCATCCCGCTGTCCACCCTGTACCCGGTGTTCGAGCAGGCCCCGCGCTACCTGTCGTGGCTGGCGGCGCAGGGCGTGCTGGGCACCGTGCACCCGTGGATCGCGATCGTCGCGGCGGACCTGGACCAGCGGGTCCGCTGGCGGCGGCTGGCGCCCCGGCGCGGCGCGGGCCGGCTGCTGTGGCTGTGCGAGCAGATGGCGACCCGGGCCCGGTCGCACGACCTGGTGCCGCGGATGTGGCACTCGGCGGTGGCCCGCGGCGTGCGCTCGCCGGACTGGAAACCCGGCCGGCCGCCGGCGGGCTGCGAACTCGACCAGGCCGGTTACACGGCCCTGCTGCGCGAACGCGCCACCACCGCCGCGCTGACCGCGCACGGCGACCACGCGTCGGTGGCCGGCACCGTCGCCGCGACGGCCGTCCCCTGGCACGGCAAGCACTACGGCCCGCCCACCCCGACGAAGGCCGACACCGACGTCCGCTACCCCGACACGGACACCCCGGACGACCCGGACAAGGGCGTAGCCGTGTTCACCCGCCGAGGCGACTACCGCGCCACGGGCTGGCTGGCCGCCTACGACGCACTGGCGACGGACGACCCACCCCCACCCCCGAAACCGTCCCGCCGGGGCTTGGGCGCACGTTCCTGA